The Streptomyces sp. NBC_00435 nucleotide sequence GCCCCGGGCGCGGCCCCGGCCGGTGGCGGTCTCGGTGACCTGCTCGGCCAGATCCTCGGCGGCGGCAAGAAGTAGCACCGCGGGTTCACCCGTTCGGACGAGACGGGCCGGGCCGGGTCCGGGCCTCCCCGGCGGACCGGACCCGGCCCGTGCTCAGATCGCCGGACGGTAGAAGAAGGTCTTGCGGCGCTCGATCCTGCCGTCCCGTACGAGGTAGGTGTCGGCGAAGGCCTCGTCCAGGGCCGTGCCGTCCTTGTCGGCCCCGCGGAAACGCCCCCAGCAGGCGGCCGCGGCCAGTCCGCCGGTCACTTGGCTCACCTCGTGGGCCCCCGAGGTGATGATCCGTTCGTGCTCGTAGAACCGGCGGATCCGGTCGAGCCCCTCCAGCGCTGGGTAACCCGGCCGCTCGTACACGGCGCCCGGCGCGAAGACCTCGCCGAGCCGGTCCCACGAGCGGGTGTCGATCACCTGGAACAGCCGGGCCACCAGGGATTCGGCGGTCACCGGTGCGGGCGACGTCGTTGTCACGGCCTTGCTCCTTATGGGTGTGGGGAAAACGGTGCGGATGCGTGCGTGCACGCGTGGGTGCGTGCACGCGTACGTACGTACTGCCGGCCTGGTCACGCTCCGTCGGCGAGGGCCTTCTCCCAGGCCGCGGCCAGCCGCGAGACGCCCTCCTGGCGCTGCGCGTCGTCCAGGGAGGCGAAGGACAGGCGCAGGACCCGCGAGCCGTCCTCCTCCATGCAGAAGGGCGTACCCGGGACGATGGCCACTCCCTGCGCCAGCGCGTGCTCGTAAAGCGCGTCCGAGCCGACCCGCGGGTCGGTCAGCCGGCACCAGAAGAAAAGGCCGCCGCGCGGCCGCTCGAAGTCCAGCCAGGGCAGGCGCTCGCGCAGCAGCGCCTCCATGTCCCTGGCCCGGCCGCCGTACAGGCCGCGCAGTCCGGCCAGGTGGGCCGGCAGGAACTCCGGGTCCCCCAGCAGGTCGGCGAGGAGGTACTGGCCGAAGGTGTTGGTCTGCAGGTCCCCGCACTGCTTGGCGGCGACCAGCTCCCCGATGAGTTCGGCCGGGGCGACCAGGCCCGCCACCCGCAGCCCTGGGCAGACCGTCTTGGACAGGCTCATCAGCCGGACCACCCGCCCGCTGTGGACATCGGTGGAGGGCAGCCGGCCGCCCTCGAAGGCCAGGTCCCCGTACGGATCGTCCTCGACCACCAGGAAGCCGTAGCGTTCGGCCAGCGCGGCCAGGTGGCGGCGGCGCTCCTCGGAGAGCACGGCCCCGGTGGGGTTGTGGAAGTGCGGTACGACGTAGACCAGTTTGGGCCGCGCCCCGGCGATCAGGCGCTGCTCCAGCACATCGGTGCGCATCCCCCGGGCGTCGCCGGGCACCGGCAGCAGCCGGGCGCCGGCCCGCCGGAAGACCTGTACGGCGCCCAGGTAGCTCGGGTCGTCCAGGGCCACCTCGTCGCCCTCGTCGATGAGGGTCTGGGCCACGAGGTCGAGCCCCTGCTGGCTCCCGGCAGTGACCATCACCCGCTCGGGCGTGACGGGGGCGCCGGTCGCGGTGGCCCGGGCCGCGATCACCTCGCGCATCGGGGCGATGCCGTCGGTGGGGGCGTACTGGAGCGCCCGGACGGCGGAGTTGGCGAACAGCCGGTCGGTGGCCTCGGCGAGCCGGGCCACGGGGAAGCTGTCGGGGGCCGGGATCCCGCCGGCCATCGAGAGCACCCCGGGGGCGCCGGCGGCCGCCAGGATCCGGCTCACCGCGTCGGAGCGGCCCCAGCCGGTCCGCCGGGCGAGCAGCCCGCTGATGGACACGGGCGGGGCCGGGACCGCGGGAGGTTGCCGTACGGAGCTCACTTTGCGTCCACCTTCCGGGGCTGCGCGACGATCTGGGGCGGGAAGTCCTTCAGGCGCCAGACCGGCGACTTCAGGACCACCAGGACCGCGGTCAGGAAGAGCCCGGCCGTGACGAAGAGGGTCTCCCGCAGCCCGATGAGGTCACCGAGCCAACCGCCCAGCAGGGCGCCGAGCGGCAGGGTCCCCCAGGAGACGAAGCGGTAGCCGGCGTTCATCCGGCCCAGAAGGTGATCCGGGGTCATGGACTGGCGCAGGCTGATGATGTGGATGTTGGCCATGGTGCCGCCCGCCCCGATCAGGGCGAACGCGGCGACGAACAGGGCCAGCGACAGCGCTCCTCCGTTCGCCGGGGCGGCCGGGATGGCCACCGGGGCCAGGCAGCACAGCAGCAGGGCCGCCAGGATGGCCGGGCCGAGCCCGGTCTTCCGCTTGAGCCACTGCGCGAGCATCGAGCCGACCAGGGAACCCACCGCGCCCGTGCCCAGCAGCAGGCCGATGCCACCTGGCGAGATGCCGAGCGTGCGGGCCGCGTAGAGCACGAACACCGTCTGCAGCGACATCCAGCACAGGTTGTACAGCCCCGACTGGAGGGCGCAGGCCCGCAGGTGGGCGCTGTCCCAGATGATCCGGATGCCCTGGGCGATGCTGGTGCGGATCCCGGTCCGCTCCTGCTGGGGCACCGGCTCCGGCTCGACGCGCCGTACCGCGAGCAGCGTGAGCACGGAGACCAGGTAGGAGATCCCGTTGATCAGCAGGGCGTACGGGGCGGTGACCCAGCCGATCAGCAGACCGGCCAGGCCGGGTCCGCCGATCTGGGCCAGCGAACTGGTGCCCTGGAGCTTGCTGTTGCCCTCCACCAGGTGTTCCTTGCCGACCAGGGTCGGCAGGTACGACTGGTAGGAGACGTCGAAGACCACCGTGAGGGTACCGACGAGCAGCGCGGCCACGTACACGTACTCGATGCGGAGCAGGTCGAGCACGGCCAGCAGCGGTACCGCGCTGACCAGCAGCGCGCGCCCCACGTTGGCCATGATCATCAGGGGCCTGCGCCGCACCCGGTCGACCCAGACGCCGACCAGGAGGGTGACCATCAGGAACGGGGCGTAGGAGGCCGCGTTGACGAAGCCCACCTGGGAGGCGCTGGCGTCGAGCGTCAGCACCGCAGTGAGCGGCAGCGCCAGGGTCGTGACCTGGGCCCCGACCTGTGAGATCGCCTCCCCGGACCAGAACTTGAGGAATTCCGGGTCCCGCCAGAGCGTGGAGGGCGTGGCGGCGGCCGGGTGAGCGGCCGTCACCTCCTCCAGCGGCTCGGCGGCCCCGTTCCCGATGTCGGTCACTTGGTTTCCACTCCCTCTGCCGCCGGGGCGACGTGGAACGCACAGCCGATCTGGGCGCCGCGCAGCATGCTCACGATGCCGACGGCCGGGTCGGTGACGCCGCGGGCCAGGGTGCCGGCGTAGTGCCCGTCGACCATCAGCGTCCCGTAGGCGACGGCCATGTCCTCGCAGGTCTCGCCGTCCTCGGAGAGGAAGCGCTCGGTGGTCGGCAGCAGCCGGTGCTGCAGGACGTACGGGCCGTCGACGGCCTGGCGCAGCCTGGCCACCCACTCCTTCTGGTCGGTGGTCCAGCCGGGGGTCACACCGACGCCGCCGTAGAGCAGGGTGGGCTTGAGGACCAGGTGGTCCTTGTTGGCGATGGCGTAGGGCAGCAGGTCGATCTTCTCGCCGCCGAAGGTGACCTTCTCGTCGCGGACGAACCGGGTCCACGGGAGGATCCGGTCGATCAGCTCGCGCTCGGCCTCGGTGAAGACGGCGCGGTTGCGCTCGTCGCTGAGCATCGCGAGGCTGCCCTTGTTGCCGTAGAGCTCGCAGTCCAGCGGGGCGAACAGTTCGACCGTGCCGGCCTCGACGGCGTCGAGCAGCGGGTTGACGAGGGCGTAGGTGCGGGGCTCGTCCGGCATTTCGCCGGGCAGGAACATCCGGTAGACCACGTCGACCTTGCGGCCCTGGTGGAGGACCTTGGCGTCCTCGTAGGCGAAGTCGCCCAGGTGGCAGACGACGGGCTCGAAGCCGAGCCGCTCGAAGGCCGGGACGACGAACTCCATCCAGCACTTGGACTTCTCGAAGCCCTCCGGCCAGTCGGTGATCGCCAGCAGCGGCCGCTCCACGCCTTCCAGGGTCGGCGCCTGGCGGCGCAGCACCTCGGTGATGCGGGCGAGCGGGTCGGGGTAGACCAGGCCCTCGGCGGCCGCGAACTCCGCGAACTCCTCGTCCTGGATCAGGGCGCGGGCGAACTCGCCCATCTGCCAGCCGCCCAGCGAGGAGCCGGTGTTGAGCTCCATGACGCGGAATCCGCCGGTCTCTCGGTACAGGTCGGCGCGGGAGAGCGGGGCGAGCTCCTCGGAGGAGCCGCGCAGGACCAGGTCGGCCTGGGTGGCGGACATTCCGACGGCGGTGGCGAAGGCGCGCAGGTCGCCGCCGAAGAGCCGGTCGGGGACCGCCTTCAGCAGTTCGAAGAGGCCGTTCAGGTCGTTCTCCAGGCCGGTGACGTCGGCCTCGCTGAGGAAGACGGGGCGGTTGAGCCCCTCGCCGCCGCCCGCTCCGTAGCGGAACCACTCCACGCCGCGGACGCCCGAGACGGTCTGGCGGGCCGCGGTGCGCTCGTGGTCGAAGAAACGGCGGGTCACGGCGTTCTCGACGCGGGCGCCGAGCCGGTGCGCGGCGACTCCGGAGACCTCCGTGCGGGAGAGCGCCTCGGCGTCGTCCAGGGCGCGGCGGGTGCCCGCCGGGGTCCCGCTCACCGCGACGAGCGCGGCGGAACGCGGGGTCAGCCCGCGCGGCGGGAGCAGCAGCTCGTCGCCGGGCTCCACGAGCGCGACGGCCTCGACCAGGTCCTCGACCTCGTCGGGGGCGGGCAGTACGACCCGGTCGACGGCGCCGTCGTAGGCCGGGTAGAGGAAGCGGACCTCGGCGCTCAGGGCGCGCGTCGGGGTGATGTCGGGGGTCTCCTCGAAGGCGATCCTGGCAGCGGCCAGCGGCAGGTCCACGCCGGTCGCCAGCTTGTTCAGGTGCGGGATGAGGTCCCCGCCGAGCCGGCCGTTGAGCTCGATCAGGCGCGGGCCGTTCGCGGCGACCCGCAGTTCGGTGTGGGTCACGCCGTAGTCGACTCCGGCCGCGCGGTGGGAGTCCTGGACCAGCTGGGTGACGGCGTCCGCCCACGGCTCGTGCCGCCAGTCGGTGACCAGGTGGCCGACCTCCTCGAAGTACGGGTGGGCACCCAGCCGCTTGCGGGCCACGCACACCGGGGTGGCCACGCCGTCCACGACGACGCTGTCCACGCTCAGTTCGGGGCCTTCGATGAACTCCTCGATCAGGACCGAGGCGGTGGTGCCGGCGCCGCGCAGCCGGCTGGTGGAGGCGAGCCGGAAGGCCCGGCGCAGGCCGTCCACGTCGCGGGCCATCATCACGCCGAAACTGCCGCCGAGGGTGCGGGGCTTGACGACGACGGGGAAACCGATGGACTCGGCGGCGGCGACCGCCTCCTCCTCGGTGGTGGCCGGAATGTAGCGGACGGCGGCCATCCCGGCCGCCTCCAGGGCCTGGCGGGTGGCGTACTTGTCGCGGCAGATCTTGGCGGCCGCCGGGTCCATGGCCCGCATGCCCAGCTTCTTGGCGACCGAGGACACCGCGACCAGGGACCACTCGTCCCAGGTGACGACGGCGGCGTCCGCGACCTCGCCCCGCAGATCGGCGACCGGGGCGTACAGCTTGGCGGCGTCCGTGGTGTCCGCGATCCGGTGGGTGTCCACGTAACGGGCCTGCCAGGTGGGCGCCTCCGGTGCGACGAGCGTCACCTCGTAGTGCTGGGCGAGGGAGGCCAGGGCGTACTCCCGGTACTGCTGTATCCGGCTGCCTACGAGGATGACGCGCTGGCGTTCGGAGGTCTTGAGGACCACGGTGGAATCCTTTCCGGTGCGGGGCGTGGCGTGCGTGACGCCCCAGGAAACAGAAGGTGCGACAGGGGTTCGGGCGGAGCGCGCCGCGGGCTGGTCCGCGCGGCGCGCCGTGCGTCAGCTCTTCGGGTCGGGTGGACCGTCCACCGGTGCGCAGGTCAGCCGGAAGGAGTTCGCGGCCTCGGTGATGGCCGCCTCGACCTCCCGGGTGGAGGCGCCGCGGAAGCGGAATCGGGTGCCGACGTGCTCGTAGCCGCTGATCGCCGGGGCCACACTGCCGACCGGGGTGTGCATGACGGCGTACGGGAGCCGCTCGGGCGCGGGTTCCCGTACCCAGCCGGCGGCTTCGACCCGGCAGGGGGCGGGCACGGGCAGCGGGAGCAGCAGGTAGCCGCCGACCTCGCCGGTCTTCAGGGGGGACAGGACGGGGGTCAGACCCAGCTGGATGTCCACGGCGGCGGCCATCAGGTCGATGCCGTGGACGTCGCGCCAGGTGAAGGGGATCTCCCCGCCGCCCACCCGGGCCCCGCACTCCAGGAAGACCAGCGCGGGCCCGCCGCCGGGCGCCGCGGTGACGAAGGCCTCCAAGTGGAAGACCCAGGGCTGGGAGCCGCCGAGGGCGGGTCCCACGGCCGCGGCGAAGGCCTCGACCGCCTCCAGCAGCGCCGGGTCGTCCTCCTCCACGGAGCCGAGCCAGGTGCCCTGGGTGAAGTCGGCGCAGGTGCCGCCCACGTAGCGCGAGACGGTCCAGCTGCCCAGCGAATCCCCTTCCCACAGACCGTCGATGTGCAGGATCGGCCCGTCCACGTAGGTCTGGACGAGGTGCGGTTCGGCGGCGAGGGCGGCGGCCAGCCCGGTGGGTACGGCCGGTCCGTCCGGAGCGGTCAGTGCGGCCAGTTCCGCGGCGGAGTCGATCTGGACGACGCCCCGGCTGGCGGTGCCCCGGTGCGGCTTGACCACCACCGGCCAGCCGTGGGCTTCGCCGAAGGCGAGCACGGCGGCCGGGTCGGGCGCGGGGGCGAAGGCCGGCACCGGCAGACCGGCCGCCTCGGCCGTACGGCACATGGTCAGCTTGTCGCGGAACACGGCCAGCTCGGCGGCGCTCTGGCCGGGGATCGCGAACTCCCCGCGGATCACCGCGGCCGTGTCCAGATCGCCCTCGTTGAGGGCGATCAGCCGCGCCGGGGCGCCGAAGCGGGCGACGAGCCCGGCGACGGCCGCGCGCACGGCGGGCAGGTCGTCGGTCAGCGCGACTGTGGTCACCGCGGCGGCGGCCGGAGGTAAGGAGGCCCGGCCGAGCTCGGTGCTCACGTAGGTGACGTGGGCGGCGGCGTGGTCGAGGTAGTCGGCGTAGTGCGCGTGGGTGTCGCGCCAGCGGTGCAGGACGATGATGTGCGGCCGGTGTGCGCTCATGCCGTCCCGGCCCCCTCACCCGCGTCGGCGGAGTCGGCGGTCACGGCATCAGCGGTCGCGTCGGCGGCAAGCCAGGGCAGTGCGGCCGTGGCCATCGTGCGGACGCCCACGGACAGGGCGGGGCCGGCTACGGGGGCGAAGGTGGAGGAGTGGTTCTGCGGGAGCTCCTCCAGCTTGCCGGCGGCGAAGGCCTCGCCGAAGGCCTGCGGGTCGAGACCGCCGTAGAACCAGTACACCGAGGGCACCTGGGCGGCCGTCGCGAGGAGGCCGAAGTCCTCGCTCGCGGTGGTCGGGCCCATCGTCATGACGGCGCCGGCCCCGAAGTGGTCGCGGTGGGCATTGGCCACCCGCTCGGCGGCCTCCGTGTCGTTGACGGTCATCGGCAGGTGGTAGACGGAGGTGATCTCCGGGTCGGCGGTCGCTCCCGCGGCCGCCGATTCGGCGCGCGCCAGGCGCTCGATGGCCGCGAGGACCTTCTCCCGGACCGGCGCGGAGCTGGTGCGCACGTTGATGCCGAGCTCGGCGGTGTCGGGTATGACCGCGGCGGTCGTACCGGCCTGCAGTTTGCCGACGGTGACGACCACCGGTTCCTGGGCTGCGATCTCGCGGGAGACCACCGTCTGCAGGCGCAGCACCAGCGAGGCCGCCATCACCACGGGGTCCACGGCGGCCTCGGGCTTGGAGCCGTGACCGCCGCGCCCGAACAGCTTGACCGTGATGGAGTCGGTGGCGCCCATGACCGTTCCCGGCAGGGTCGCGATGAGCCCGGCCGGGCCGGGTCCCACGTGCGAGCCGAGGATCACGTCGGGGCGCGGGAAGCGCTCGAACAGGCCGTCGTCGACCATCTCGCGGGCTCCGTAGCCGCTCTCCTCGCCCGGCTGGAAGACCGCGACGACGGTGCCCCGCCAGGCCCCCCGGTTGCGGGCGAACAGTTCACAGGTGCCGATCAGCGCGGCCACGTGCAGGTCGTGGCCGCAGGCGTGCATCACCGGGACCTCGGCGCCCGTCTCGTCGGTGGCGGTTTCGGTGCTCGCGTAGGGCAGCCCGGTGGTCTCCTTCACGGGCAGCGCGTCCATGTCCGCGCGCAGCATGGCCACCGGGCCCTCGCCGTTGCGCAGGACCGCGACCACGCCGGTGCGGCCGACGCCGGTGGTGACCTCCCAGCCGCCCTGGGCGGCGAGCCGCTCGGCGACCAGGGCCGCCGTCCGCTTCTCCTGGAAGGCCAGTTCGGGGTGGGTGTGCAGTTCGCGGTAGTCGGCCTCCAGGGCCGGCATCAGCGCGTCGAGTCCTTCGAGCAGTGCAGTCATGTCGTCCTTCTCAGGCATGAGGGGTTACGGACACGGGGTGTTCGCGCACACCCCATGAGGCGGCCAGCGCCGCCGCGGCGGTCAGTGCGGGCCACCACGGCAGCCAGTCGTTGTGGCCCGCCGACCTCAGGAGCTCCGCGAGCATCGGGAAGGTGCCGCCGAAGAGGCTGATCGCGGCCGCGGTGGGCAGTCCCACGGCGACGGCGCGCACCGCCGGCGGGAACAGCTGCCCCGCGAAGACGTTGCTCACCGCCAGTGGCAGGCCCAGCAGGAAGAGCAGGACCACGGTGACCAGTTGGACGGGGACCCGTCCGGAAGTCATCGCCATCAGCAGCGGCACGGAGCCCAGGGCGAGTCCGGCGAAGCCCAGGCGCAGGACGGGCAGGGCGCCGAACCGGTCGGCCGCCCTGCCGCCGCCGAGCATCGCGAGGAGCAGCGCCACCATGCCGAGGAGCAGGGCGGCGGAGGTCTCCTCCTTGGTGGCGGCCCCGGCGCTGTCCGCGTAGGACGGGAAGTCGACGGTGACGAAGTAGAAGGTGGTGGTCGCCCCGGAGGTGATGGCGAACACCACGGCCAGGCGCCCGAGATGGGCCCGCAGCACCGGCCAGGGGCTCGGCGCCTTCACCACCGCCGCCTTCGCCGTCGGCGCCTTCGCCTCCGGTGACTTCGCCGTCGGTGCCTTCGCCGCGGCCGTGAAGACGCTGCTCTCCGCCGCTCCGCGCCGGATCCACAGGGCCGTGAGACCGAGCAGTCCGCCGAAGACGAAGCCGAACCGCCAGGCGCCGTCCTCGACGCCGGTCTCCCCGAACACCCCCAGCAGGACGTTCATCACGATGAAGGACAGTGCGCTGCCCAGCACCACGCCCCCGTAGGAGACGGCGCTGTAGAAGTAGCGGCGCCCGGCCGGCGCGGTCTCCGTGACGTACGCGGCCACGCTCGGGTTCTCCGCTCCGACCGACAACCCCTGCACCAGCCGGGCACCGACCACCAGGAGCGGCGCGGCCAGGCCGATGGACGCGTAGCCCGGTACGACCGCGAGGAACAGCGATCCGGCCGCGATCAGGCCGACGGTGAGGGTCAGTCCGAAGCGCCGGCCGCGGGTGTCGGTGAGCCGGCCGATGAGCACGCTGCCCAGCGGCCGGACCAGGAAGCCCAGGGCGAAGCCGAGGTAGGCGGCGATGAGTTTGGCGGTGGGTGAGGTGCCGGGGAACAGCGCCTCGGCGAAGTAGGGGGCGAGGATGCCGTAGATGGTCCAGTCGTAGGCCTCGACGACCGAGCCGACGGTGGCGGCGGCCAGTTCCCTGCGGGGGCGCCGGGCCGGCGCGGCGGCGGTGGTGGTGTCCGCCGCCGCACCGGCCGCCGGGACGCCGCCCCCCGCGTGACGGTCGGTCTCAATGCTGGTCATCTGTTACTCCGTAGACCCTGATCAACGAGTTGTCCCGGCCCGGGAACGGCACGGCGTGCAGCCGTACCCCGGTCGCCGGGAGCGCCTCCAGGCCGGTCAGGCCCGTGAGGGCGGGCAGACCGGCGGCGGCGAGCGCCGCCGCCACCGGTCCGTCGCCCTGCCGGCTGTCGGTCGCCACGAGGGCCGCGCCCTGCCCGGCGAGCAGGTCCACGGCGTCCTCGGTCAGGTACGGGCCGGCCGCGCG carries:
- a CDS encoding nuclear transport factor 2 family protein; the encoded protein is MTTTSPAPVTAESLVARLFQVIDTRSWDRLGEVFAPGAVYERPGYPALEGLDRIRRFYEHERIITSGAHEVSQVTGGLAAAACWGRFRGADKDGTALDEAFADTYLVRDGRIERRKTFFYRPAI
- a CDS encoding aminotransferase-like domain-containing protein, which gives rise to MSSVRQPPAVPAPPVSISGLLARRTGWGRSDAVSRILAAAGAPGVLSMAGGIPAPDSFPVARLAEATDRLFANSAVRALQYAPTDGIAPMREVIAARATATGAPVTPERVMVTAGSQQGLDLVAQTLIDEGDEVALDDPSYLGAVQVFRRAGARLLPVPGDARGMRTDVLEQRLIAGARPKLVYVVPHFHNPTGAVLSEERRRHLAALAERYGFLVVEDDPYGDLAFEGGRLPSTDVHSGRVVRLMSLSKTVCPGLRVAGLVAPAELIGELVAAKQCGDLQTNTFGQYLLADLLGDPEFLPAHLAGLRGLYGGRARDMEALLRERLPWLDFERPRGGLFFWCRLTDPRVGSDALYEHALAQGVAIVPGTPFCMEEDGSRVLRLSFASLDDAQRQEGVSRLAAAWEKALADGA
- a CDS encoding MFS transporter translates to MTDIGNGAAEPLEEVTAAHPAAATPSTLWRDPEFLKFWSGEAISQVGAQVTTLALPLTAVLTLDASASQVGFVNAASYAPFLMVTLLVGVWVDRVRRRPLMIMANVGRALLVSAVPLLAVLDLLRIEYVYVAALLVGTLTVVFDVSYQSYLPTLVGKEHLVEGNSKLQGTSSLAQIGGPGLAGLLIGWVTAPYALLINGISYLVSVLTLLAVRRVEPEPVPQQERTGIRTSIAQGIRIIWDSAHLRACALQSGLYNLCWMSLQTVFVLYAARTLGISPGGIGLLLGTGAVGSLVGSMLAQWLKRKTGLGPAILAALLLCCLAPVAIPAAPANGGALSLALFVAAFALIGAGGTMANIHIISLRQSMTPDHLLGRMNAGYRFVSWGTLPLGALLGGWLGDLIGLRETLFVTAGLFLTAVLVVLKSPVWRLKDFPPQIVAQPRKVDAK
- a CDS encoding ATP-grasp domain-containing protein — protein: MVLKTSERQRVILVGSRIQQYREYALASLAQHYEVTLVAPEAPTWQARYVDTHRIADTTDAAKLYAPVADLRGEVADAAVVTWDEWSLVAVSSVAKKLGMRAMDPAAAKICRDKYATRQALEAAGMAAVRYIPATTEEEAVAAAESIGFPVVVKPRTLGGSFGVMMARDVDGLRRAFRLASTSRLRGAGTTASVLIEEFIEGPELSVDSVVVDGVATPVCVARKRLGAHPYFEEVGHLVTDWRHEPWADAVTQLVQDSHRAAGVDYGVTHTELRVAANGPRLIELNGRLGGDLIPHLNKLATGVDLPLAAARIAFEETPDITPTRALSAEVRFLYPAYDGAVDRVVLPAPDEVEDLVEAVALVEPGDELLLPPRGLTPRSAALVAVSGTPAGTRRALDDAEALSRTEVSGVAAHRLGARVENAVTRRFFDHERTAARQTVSGVRGVEWFRYGAGGGEGLNRPVFLSEADVTGLENDLNGLFELLKAVPDRLFGGDLRAFATAVGMSATQADLVLRGSSEELAPLSRADLYRETGGFRVMELNTGSSLGGWQMGEFARALIQDEEFAEFAAAEGLVYPDPLARITEVLRRQAPTLEGVERPLLAITDWPEGFEKSKCWMEFVVPAFERLGFEPVVCHLGDFAYEDAKVLHQGRKVDVVYRMFLPGEMPDEPRTYALVNPLLDAVEAGTVELFAPLDCELYGNKGSLAMLSDERNRAVFTEAERELIDRILPWTRFVRDEKVTFGGEKIDLLPYAIANKDHLVLKPTLLYGGVGVTPGWTTDQKEWVARLRQAVDGPYVLQHRLLPTTERFLSEDGETCEDMAVAYGTLMVDGHYAGTLARGVTDPAVGIVSMLRGAQIGCAFHVAPAAEGVETK
- a CDS encoding ATP-grasp domain-containing protein, with amino-acid sequence MSAHRPHIIVLHRWRDTHAHYADYLDHAAAHVTYVSTELGRASLPPAAAAVTTVALTDDLPAVRAAVAGLVARFGAPARLIALNEGDLDTAAVIRGEFAIPGQSAAELAVFRDKLTMCRTAEAAGLPVPAFAPAPDPAAVLAFGEAHGWPVVVKPHRGTASRGVVQIDSAAELAALTAPDGPAVPTGLAAALAAEPHLVQTYVDGPILHIDGLWEGDSLGSWTVSRYVGGTCADFTQGTWLGSVEEDDPALLEAVEAFAAAVGPALGGSQPWVFHLEAFVTAAPGGGPALVFLECGARVGGGEIPFTWRDVHGIDLMAAAVDIQLGLTPVLSPLKTGEVGGYLLLPLPVPAPCRVEAAGWVREPAPERLPYAVMHTPVGSVAPAISGYEHVGTRFRFRGASTREVEAAITEAANSFRLTCAPVDGPPDPKS
- a CDS encoding amidohydrolase — protein: MTALLEGLDALMPALEADYRELHTHPELAFQEKRTAALVAERLAAQGGWEVTTGVGRTGVVAVLRNGEGPVAMLRADMDALPVKETTGLPYASTETATDETGAEVPVMHACGHDLHVAALIGTCELFARNRGAWRGTVVAVFQPGEESGYGAREMVDDGLFERFPRPDVILGSHVGPGPAGLIATLPGTVMGATDSITVKLFGRGGHGSKPEAAVDPVVMAASLVLRLQTVVSREIAAQEPVVVTVGKLQAGTTAAVIPDTAELGINVRTSSAPVREKVLAAIERLARAESAAAGATADPEITSVYHLPMTVNDTEAAERVANAHRDHFGAGAVMTMGPTTASEDFGLLATAAQVPSVYWFYGGLDPQAFGEAFAAGKLEELPQNHSSTFAPVAGPALSVGVRTMATAALPWLAADATADAVTADSADAGEGAGTA
- a CDS encoding MFS transporter, which translates into the protein MTSIETDRHAGGGVPAAGAAADTTTAAAPARRPRRELAAATVGSVVEAYDWTIYGILAPYFAEALFPGTSPTAKLIAAYLGFALGFLVRPLGSVLIGRLTDTRGRRFGLTLTVGLIAAGSLFLAVVPGYASIGLAAPLLVVGARLVQGLSVGAENPSVAAYVTETAPAGRRYFYSAVSYGGVVLGSALSFIVMNVLLGVFGETGVEDGAWRFGFVFGGLLGLTALWIRRGAAESSVFTAAAKAPTAKSPEAKAPTAKAAVVKAPSPWPVLRAHLGRLAVVFAITSGATTTFYFVTVDFPSYADSAGAATKEETSAALLLGMVALLLAMLGGGRAADRFGALPVLRLGFAGLALGSVPLLMAMTSGRVPVQLVTVVLLFLLGLPLAVSNVFAGQLFPPAVRAVAVGLPTAAAISLFGGTFPMLAELLRSAGHNDWLPWWPALTAAAALAASWGVREHPVSVTPHA